The proteins below come from a single Mycolicibacterium sp. TY81 genomic window:
- a CDS encoding ABC transporter permease has product MTAFGLLTARILRKGWLDLVFAVLVPVSTLIGLTFMLGDVIATGDMSYVQYILPAVVVQAMLFGALTTTDRAAGEKASGLGARMRTLPISPYAPFMARMAYCLIRGLLALVASVLAAYLFGFRLTTGFGYAAAFVVLALTLTLAVSFGADATGSKAGRAEVASQLLLIPQLFLVMLSTGLAPVEAFPTWLHSFVRYQPVSLITDALRGFTSGHIDTGILGAGIAWTVGLLVVFGAVAVRLQERSS; this is encoded by the coding sequence GTGACGGCGTTCGGACTCCTGACGGCCCGCATCCTCCGCAAGGGCTGGCTGGACCTCGTCTTCGCCGTACTCGTGCCGGTTTCCACGCTGATCGGCCTCACCTTCATGCTCGGTGACGTCATCGCCACCGGCGACATGAGCTACGTGCAGTACATCCTGCCCGCGGTCGTCGTCCAGGCGATGTTGTTCGGCGCCCTGACCACGACCGACCGGGCCGCCGGGGAGAAGGCCAGCGGGCTCGGCGCCCGCATGCGCACGCTCCCCATCTCTCCCTATGCGCCGTTCATGGCCCGCATGGCCTACTGCCTGATCCGCGGACTACTGGCATTGGTCGCGTCGGTGCTGGCCGCGTACCTGTTCGGATTCCGGCTGACCACAGGTTTCGGCTACGCGGCCGCCTTCGTCGTCCTGGCCCTGACCCTGACGCTGGCGGTGTCGTTCGGCGCCGACGCCACCGGCTCCAAGGCCGGACGTGCCGAGGTGGCCAGCCAGCTGCTGCTGATCCCCCAGCTGTTCCTGGTGATGTTGTCGACCGGGCTCGCGCCCGTCGAGGCGTTTCCCACGTGGCTGCATTCTTTCGTGCGCTACCAACCGGTTTCGCTGATCACCGACGCGCTGCGCGGATTCACCAGCGGTCACATCGACACGGGCATCCTCGGCGCCGGCATCGCGTGGACCGTCGGACTGTTGGTCGTCTTCGGCGCTGTCGCGGTTCGACTTCAGGAGCGCTCATCGTGA
- a CDS encoding ABC transporter permease translates to MNPTKQHQHSRLTESWIFASRLFIQWRRYPMVPVQALVFPTLLLLIYGILVGKSMVRLTGNSGLDVLIPVCTLAGAMSGAIGAGLAVPHDRDSGLLTRLWIMPVRRTSPLTGALLAEALRTFAASAFVVAAGYLMGFRFSGGWIALLVYLLIPVAIVVVFATIVITLALRPQGRMILTWTNTACMGLAFATLIPPAKIPAALRPIADYQPIAPAAAAMRGLSNGGAFWQPLAVAALWLVVIAAVVVPLAVRSYRAAVEGGKVDG, encoded by the coding sequence GTGAATCCGACCAAGCAGCACCAACATTCGCGCCTCACCGAGAGCTGGATCTTCGCGAGCCGGCTGTTCATCCAGTGGCGCCGGTACCCGATGGTGCCCGTGCAGGCCCTGGTGTTCCCGACCCTGCTGCTGCTCATCTACGGCATCCTGGTCGGCAAGTCGATGGTCCGCCTCACCGGCAACAGTGGACTGGACGTCCTGATCCCGGTGTGCACGCTGGCCGGTGCCATGTCGGGCGCCATCGGCGCCGGTCTGGCCGTCCCCCACGACCGCGACAGCGGTCTGCTGACGCGGCTGTGGATCATGCCGGTCCGGCGGACGTCTCCCCTGACCGGCGCGCTGCTCGCCGAGGCGCTGCGCACCTTTGCGGCCTCGGCGTTCGTGGTGGCGGCCGGTTACCTGATGGGCTTCCGGTTCTCCGGCGGCTGGATCGCGCTGCTGGTCTATCTATTGATCCCCGTCGCCATCGTGGTGGTCTTCGCGACCATCGTGATCACCCTGGCCCTGCGACCCCAGGGCCGGATGATCCTCACCTGGACCAACACCGCGTGCATGGGCCTGGCGTTCGCGACGCTGATCCCGCCGGCGAAGATTCCGGCCGCGCTGCGCCCGATCGCCGACTACCAGCCGATCGCACCCGCGGCCGCCGCCATGCGGGGCCTGTCCAACGGCGGTGCGTTCTGGCAGCCTCTCGCCGTGGCGGCGCTGTGGCTCGTGGTGATCGCGGCGGTCGTCGTGCCGCTGGCGGTGCGTTCGTACCGCGCGGCAGTCGAGGGCGGCAAGGTCGACGGCTGA
- a CDS encoding daunorubicin resistance protein DrrA family ABC transporter ATP-binding protein — MIELINVAKTFGGSVPALRDVSFSVPTGSVCALLGHNGAGKTTTVKILSTLLKPSSGQAIVAGYDVAKEPAKVRQSIGVTGQDAALDLRLTGRENLVLFGRLRGLRRGEARSRADELITQFDMGHAADRQVSGYSGGMRRRIDIAVSLVVPPKVLFLDEPTTGLDPRSRRDVWNLVSSMKAQGITVLLTTQYLEEADILSDSIVILNGGQIVARGTADELKRQTGSSYCEMTPLNPDDLPRIATALADFDEIEVDTDATTVSVPAPGGVATLTEVFRRMDEIGVELIDISLRRPSLDEVFLHLTTPVKSK, encoded by the coding sequence GTGATCGAGCTCATTAACGTCGCCAAGACTTTTGGCGGGTCCGTTCCCGCACTCCGCGACGTGAGCTTTTCCGTCCCCACGGGCTCTGTGTGTGCGTTGCTGGGACACAACGGCGCCGGCAAGACGACGACGGTCAAGATCCTGTCCACCTTGCTCAAGCCGAGCTCGGGCCAGGCGATCGTCGCCGGCTACGACGTGGCAAAGGAACCCGCGAAGGTCCGCCAGTCCATCGGCGTCACCGGACAGGACGCCGCCCTCGACCTCCGGCTGACCGGACGGGAGAACCTCGTCCTGTTCGGGCGCCTGCGCGGGCTGCGCCGCGGCGAAGCCCGCAGCCGGGCCGACGAACTGATCACCCAATTCGACATGGGGCACGCCGCGGACCGCCAGGTGAGCGGGTACTCCGGTGGCATGCGCCGCCGGATCGACATCGCGGTGTCCCTCGTCGTCCCGCCGAAGGTGCTGTTCCTCGACGAGCCGACCACCGGCCTGGACCCGCGCAGCCGCCGCGACGTCTGGAATCTGGTGTCCTCGATGAAGGCGCAGGGCATCACCGTCCTCCTGACGACGCAGTACCTGGAGGAAGCCGACATCCTCAGCGATTCCATCGTCATCCTCAACGGCGGTCAGATCGTCGCCCGCGGGACGGCCGATGAGCTCAAGCGCCAGACCGGCTCGAGCTACTGCGAGATGACGCCCCTCAACCCGGACGACCTGCCGCGCATCGCCACGGCCCTGGCGGATTTCGACGAGATCGAGGTCGACACCGACGCGACGACGGTGTCCGTACCGGCGCCGGGCGGCGTCGCGACCCTGACCGAGGTCTTCCGTCGGATGGACGAGATCGGCGTCGAACTCATCGACATCTCGCTGCGCCGGCCCTCACTCGACGAGGTGTTCCTGCACCTCACCACCCCGGTCAAGTCGAAGTGA